In a genomic window of Virgibacillus sp. SK37:
- the purN gene encoding phosphoribosylglycinamide formyltransferase — protein MSKVKAAVFASGTGSNFQALLETDGLECEIVLLVSDRPHAAVIDKASAYKIPVFAFNPKSFSSKAAFEKRIVECLQKAGVSWIFLAGYMRLVGPTLLEAFHNKIINIHPSLLPEFPGKDAIGQAYQSGVGETGVTIHYVDEGMDTGPIIAQESIKISNEDTERSLKEKIQQVEHQLYPKVINQLLQQSEELR, from the coding sequence ATGAGTAAAGTAAAAGCGGCGGTATTTGCATCTGGAACTGGAAGTAATTTTCAAGCATTGCTGGAGACGGATGGCTTAGAATGTGAAATTGTTCTTTTGGTAAGTGATAGACCTCATGCAGCCGTAATAGATAAAGCATCTGCCTATAAAATTCCTGTGTTCGCTTTTAATCCCAAAAGCTTTTCCTCCAAAGCAGCCTTTGAAAAACGAATAGTGGAGTGCCTACAGAAGGCTGGGGTGAGTTGGATCTTCTTAGCAGGTTATATGCGGCTCGTTGGGCCCACGTTATTGGAGGCTTTTCATAATAAAATTATAAATATTCACCCATCCTTACTGCCGGAATTTCCCGGTAAAGATGCGATTGGCCAGGCGTATCAGTCCGGCGTAGGAGAAACGGGGGTCACGATTCATTATGTAGATGAAGGAATGGACACAGGCCCAATAATTGCTCAGGAGTCTATAAAAATTTCAAATGAAGATACAGAACGATCATTAAAGGAAAAAATACAACAGGTCGAACATCAATTGTATCCGAAAGTAATTAACCAACTTTTACAGCAAAGTGAGGAATTGAGATGA
- the purM gene encoding phosphoribosylformylglycinamidine cyclo-ligase, with translation MGNVYKEAGVDVEKGYEAVERMKKHIERTTRPEVLGGIGAFAGLFELTSFNYKEPVLVSGTDGVGTKLKLAIQLQKHDTVGKDLVAMCVNDIVAQGAQPLFFLDYIACGKNEPSMIEQLVAGISDGCVDAGAALIGGETAEMPGMYQDQDYDLAGFVVGIAEKSNLVTGESIQAGDAVIGLASSGIHSNGYSLVRKIVDGLALEENHGLNSTLGEALLTPTKIYAKALKEVMNKVKVKGISHITGGGFYENFPRMLPKGLGVKLNTNSWEIPEIFPFLQKTGSITEEEMFGVFNMGIGMAIVTEKENAEQVLSILQESGEKAYHIGEVITGEGVHFTNE, from the coding sequence ATGGGGAATGTTTATAAAGAAGCAGGTGTAGATGTAGAAAAAGGCTATGAGGCTGTTGAACGAATGAAGAAGCATATAGAAAGGACAACTCGCCCTGAAGTATTGGGTGGAATTGGGGCCTTTGCCGGATTATTTGAATTGACATCCTTTAACTACAAAGAACCAGTATTAGTTTCCGGCACAGACGGTGTCGGTACAAAGTTAAAGTTAGCTATCCAATTACAGAAGCATGACACAGTAGGAAAAGATCTTGTTGCAATGTGTGTAAATGATATTGTAGCACAGGGTGCACAGCCATTATTTTTTCTTGATTACATTGCTTGCGGAAAAAATGAACCTTCCATGATTGAGCAGCTAGTTGCCGGAATTTCCGATGGTTGTGTAGATGCAGGAGCAGCATTGATCGGTGGTGAGACTGCGGAAATGCCAGGAATGTACCAGGATCAAGACTATGATTTAGCTGGATTCGTTGTAGGAATTGCGGAAAAGTCGAACTTAGTGACAGGAGAATCCATTCAGGCAGGAGATGCAGTTATTGGTCTAGCCTCTAGTGGAATTCATTCCAATGGCTATTCTTTAGTTCGCAAAATTGTAGATGGTTTGGCTTTGGAAGAAAACCATGGGTTAAACAGCACGCTTGGAGAGGCCTTATTAACACCAACAAAGATTTATGCGAAAGCCCTAAAGGAAGTTATGAACAAGGTGAAGGTGAAAGGGATCTCCCATATTACCGGCGGAGGATTTTATGAAAATTTTCCACGCATGCTTCCAAAAGGACTCGGTGTAAAACTAAATACGAATTCATGGGAAATTCCAGAAATCTTTCCATTTCTCCAAAAGACGGGCTCCATTACGGAAGAAGAAATGTTTGGTGTTTTTAATATGGGAATTGGTATGGCAATCGTAACGGAGAAGGAAAATGCGGAGCAAGTGTTAAGCATATTGCAGGAAAGTGGGGAAAAGGCTTACCACATTGGTGAAGTAATTACTGGTGAAGGAGTCCATTTTACAAATGAGTAA
- the purD gene encoding phosphoribosylamine--glycine ligase — translation MNVLVVGRGGREHSIIKKLTKSPQVENLYAAPGNGGIREEATCVAIDEMDMNGLVEFAKSNSIDLTIVGPENPLNAGIANHFTEAGLTVFAPSKEAALLEGSKSFAKEFMEKHNIPTAAYATFTSVEKAKDYIEAKGAPIVIKADGLAAGKGVVVALTKEQALEAVDQMMVNKAFAGAGATIVVEEFLEGKEFSLMAFVHGNKVFPMVTARDHKRAYDNDQGPNTGGMGAFAPVNDVTKEHLDFAYSEILQKTADGLVREGRAFSGILYAGLIMTKEGPKVIEFNTRFGDPETQVVLPLLKNDLVQVIIDVLQGKDPLLEWEKASCVGVVIAAKGYPGTYKKGIKLPEWKHAPNFFTVHAGTKWDGNTVVSDGGRVLLAGAKEVNQETAQHTVYEMLDSLDMKEGYFYRKDIGM, via the coding sequence ATGAACGTATTAGTCGTTGGCCGCGGTGGCCGTGAGCATAGTATTATTAAGAAGTTGACTAAAAGTCCACAAGTGGAAAACCTCTATGCAGCACCAGGAAATGGAGGCATAAGGGAAGAGGCAACATGTGTAGCAATTGATGAAATGGACATGAATGGTTTAGTTGAATTTGCTAAAAGTAATTCCATTGATCTTACTATTGTGGGGCCGGAAAACCCGTTAAATGCAGGTATTGCCAATCATTTTACAGAAGCGGGATTAACCGTTTTTGCTCCTTCCAAAGAAGCTGCTTTGTTAGAAGGAAGTAAAAGCTTTGCCAAAGAATTTATGGAAAAACACAACATTCCAACAGCCGCTTATGCAACTTTTACTTCTGTTGAAAAAGCAAAAGATTACATTGAGGCAAAGGGCGCACCAATTGTTATCAAAGCAGACGGACTGGCCGCGGGCAAAGGCGTAGTAGTTGCATTAACGAAAGAGCAAGCATTGGAAGCTGTAGATCAAATGATGGTTAATAAGGCATTTGCAGGAGCTGGGGCAACAATTGTTGTGGAGGAATTCCTTGAAGGAAAAGAGTTCTCATTAATGGCTTTTGTGCATGGCAATAAAGTTTTTCCAATGGTAACTGCAAGAGATCATAAACGTGCTTATGATAACGATCAAGGACCAAACACTGGAGGGATGGGTGCTTTTGCTCCAGTTAACGACGTAACTAAGGAACACCTTGACTTTGCTTATTCAGAGATTCTGCAAAAAACAGCTGACGGATTAGTAAGGGAAGGGCGTGCTTTTAGTGGGATCCTCTATGCAGGGCTCATTATGACTAAAGAAGGGCCAAAGGTAATTGAGTTCAATACACGCTTTGGTGATCCGGAAACTCAAGTGGTCTTACCATTGCTGAAAAATGACCTCGTACAGGTAATAATAGATGTTCTTCAAGGAAAGGATCCACTGCTTGAATGGGAGAAAGCTTCTTGTGTCGGTGTTGTTATAGCCGCGAAAGGCTATCCGGGTACATATAAAAAGGGGATAAAACTGCCAGAATGGAAACACGCCCCAAACTTTTTCACCGTACATGCTGGCACGAAGTGGGACGGGAATACAGTCGTTTCAGATGGAGGCAGAGTGCTATTAGCAGGAGCCAAAGAAGTGAACCAAGAAACAGCACAGCATACAGTATATGAAATGCTCGATTCCCTGGACATGAAGGAAGGCTACTTTTATCGTAAAGATATTGGCATGTGA
- the purH gene encoding bifunctional phosphoribosylaminoimidazolecarboxamide formyltransferase/IMP cyclohydrolase has product MKKRALISVSNKEDIIDFANNLTELGVEIISTGGTLRALREAGIPALSVDEVTGFPEILDGRVKTLHPFIHGGLLAKRSKAAHMEQLEANQITPIDFVIVNLYPFKQTLEQKGVAHEEVIENIDIGGPTMLRAAAKNYADITVVVDPTDYPFIIENLRNNTMDMNKRQQLAAKVFRHTANYDALIANYFTERTEERFPETYTITYEKAQNLRYGENPHQEAAFYRKPLSGGMNLATAQQLHGKELSYNNIQDANAALEIISEYLDFPAVVAVKHMNPCGIGVAETISQAFDRAYEADPISIFGGIVASNREIDEATAMELSKVFLEIILAPGFTEKALDILTQKKNIRLLKLDIGSNEATTHKVTSVGGGVLIQSQDDGKVKPEELTVATKRQPTEQELTDLLFAWKAVKHVKSNAIVLAKENQTIGIGAGQMNRIGAAQIAIEQAGDKAIGSVLASDAFFPMPDTVEAAVKAGVTAIIQPGGSKRDEDSIKVCDENNIAMVYTGMRHFKH; this is encoded by the coding sequence ATGAAAAAAAGAGCCCTGATCAGTGTATCTAACAAAGAAGATATCATTGATTTCGCAAACAATCTTACTGAACTAGGAGTGGAAATTATTTCTACTGGTGGGACTTTACGTGCCTTGAGGGAAGCTGGAATTCCAGCCCTCTCGGTAGATGAAGTGACCGGGTTTCCTGAGATTCTTGATGGTCGTGTAAAGACCTTGCATCCGTTTATACATGGAGGCTTACTTGCGAAGCGATCAAAAGCAGCTCACATGGAACAATTGGAAGCAAATCAAATTACACCAATTGACTTTGTCATTGTAAACCTTTACCCGTTCAAACAAACGCTTGAACAAAAGGGTGTTGCTCATGAAGAAGTGATCGAAAACATTGATATTGGTGGGCCAACGATGCTTCGCGCAGCAGCTAAAAACTACGCAGATATTACGGTAGTTGTCGACCCAACGGATTACCCGTTCATTATAGAAAATTTACGAAATAATACGATGGATATGAATAAACGTCAACAGCTTGCAGCAAAGGTATTTCGTCATACAGCTAACTATGATGCATTAATCGCAAATTATTTTACAGAGCGAACGGAAGAAAGATTTCCGGAAACCTATACCATTACATATGAAAAAGCTCAGAATTTACGCTATGGAGAAAACCCTCATCAAGAAGCAGCTTTTTATAGAAAACCGCTTAGTGGGGGAATGAATCTTGCCACAGCGCAACAATTACATGGAAAAGAGCTATCTTATAATAATATTCAGGATGCAAATGCTGCCCTGGAAATTATTTCAGAATACTTAGACTTCCCAGCAGTTGTAGCTGTTAAGCATATGAATCCTTGTGGGATCGGAGTTGCCGAAACCATCAGTCAAGCTTTTGATCGGGCATATGAGGCAGATCCTATTTCCATTTTTGGTGGTATTGTTGCCTCCAATAGAGAAATTGATGAAGCAACAGCAATGGAGCTGAGCAAGGTATTCTTAGAAATTATACTTGCACCTGGATTTACAGAAAAAGCGTTGGACATTTTGACACAAAAGAAAAATATTCGTCTGCTTAAATTAGATATAGGGTCGAATGAAGCAACCACTCACAAGGTAACGAGTGTAGGTGGAGGGGTTTTGATCCAATCACAGGATGATGGGAAGGTAAAGCCTGAGGAGCTAACTGTCGCCACGAAGCGCCAACCAACAGAACAGGAGTTAACCGATTTACTTTTTGCATGGAAAGCTGTAAAGCATGTGAAGTCAAATGCAATTGTACTTGCAAAAGAAAATCAGACCATTGGTATCGGAGCTGGCCAGATGAATAGAATAGGAGCCGCCCAAATAGCGATTGAACAAGCAGGAGATAAAGCTATAGGATCAGTGCTTGCTTCGGATGCTTTCTTCCCAATGCCAGATACAGTTGAAGCAGCAGTCAAGGCTGGTGTAACAGCGATAATTCAGCCTGGCGGATCCAAGCGTGATGAGGACTCCATTAAGGTTTGTGATGAAAACAATATCGCTATGGTTTATACAGGAATGCGTCATTTTAAACATTAA